The following is a genomic window from Bordetella sp. H567.
AGGACTTCACCCATGCGTCGCGAGAGGCTTTTGCCCACGAGGCGTTCATCGTGACACCGCAATCGGAGCGCATGGGATACCGGTTGCGCGGCCCGGCGCTGGCCATGGCCGCGCCGCGCCAGATGCTGTCGGAAGCCACCTGCTTCGGTACCGTGCAGGTGCCCGCCGACGGCGCGCCCATCGTCCTGATGGCCGACCGCCAGACCACCGGCGGCTACCCCAAGATCGCCCAGGTCGCCAGCGTCGATCTCCCGCTCTTGGCACAAACGGCGCCGGGTAGCACCATACGCTTTGAAATGATCTCGCTGGAAGACGCGCAGCGGCTGGACGGCGAGCGGGAAACCGCCTTCGCGCGACTGGCCGCGGCACTGGCGCCGCTGCGCGCGCGATATGCGTGCCATACATCCGTATCGAACTGAAGGAGCACAGCCATGGGCTTATCCATAGACTTGAACTGCGACATGGGCGAAAGCTACGGCGCGTGGAAGATGGGCAACGATGAAGGCGTACTGCAATACGTCTCATCCGCCAATATTGCCTGTGGCTTCCATGGCGGGGATCCGGGCACCATGCGGCGCACGGTCGCGGCCGCGCTGGCGCGCGGCGTGGCGCTGGGCGCGCATCCCAGCCTGCCGGATCTGGCGGGCTTCGGCCGACGCGTGATGCAGATCAGCGCCGCCGAAGCCTATGACTTCATGGTCTACCAGATCGGCGCGCTGGCCGGCGTGGCGGCTTCCCAGGGCGCCCGCTTGCATCATGTGAAGGTGCACGGCGCGCTATACAACATGGCGGCCAAGGATCGCCCGCTGTCAGACGCGATCTGCCGCGCGATGCGCGACGTGGACGCCGATCTGGTGCTGTACGGCCTGGCGGGCACCGAGCACATCCGCGCCGCCGAAGCGCTGGGCGTGCCGGTGGCGCAGGAAGTCTTCGGCGACCGCTCTTACCAGGACGACGGCTCGCTCACGCCGCGCAGCCATCCGGGCGCGATGATCACCGAGGTCGACAAGGCCGTCGAACAGGTGTTGCGCATGGTGCAGGAGGGCAAGGTCCGCTCGGTCCACGGCAAGGACGTACCGGTGCGCGCCGACACCCTGTGCATTCATGGCGACCAGCCCAACGCGCTGGTATTCGCCAGCGGCATCCGCGCCGCGCTGGAAAAAGCGGGTATCGCGGTGAAGACCATCGCGTCGCCGCGCAAGCCGGCCTGACGGCCCGGGTCAGCCCGCGCCTATCGCGCGGGCGCCCACCTCTTCCGCGTAGGCACGCAGCACCATGGGGAGTATCCAATGGGCGCATTCGCGCCGTATCGCCGCGGCGAGGTCGAAGTCTCGTTGGGTAATCGCATCCGCGACCCGGCCGACGAAACAGGCCGATGCCCCCACGTCGGAAAACCCGCGGCGAAACAGGTTATAGCGCAAGGGCTCGCAGCGTTCGTTCAAGCGGTGCACGGCCTCGCGTAAAGGCTGGTTGCCGACGAAATCGACCACTTCCAGGAAGGCGCCGCGCACGGTGGAGAGATAACTCAGCACGGCGCGACCCGGCTCGCAGCGCACCAGCCGTTCATGGGCGTCGCGCAGGCGGCCCAGCAGCGGCTGCAAGTCCTTGTGGCCGGCCAGGCCCTGGATGGCATAGGCCTCCAGCTCCGCGCGCAGAAGATAAAGCTGGCGGATTTCCCGCTCGCTGTACAACACGACCCGAAACCCGCGCCGCTGCGCATGGGTGGCCAGGCCACTGAGCTCCAGCAGGCGCAGGGCCTCCCGGATGGGACTGCGGCTGGTGCCGAAGCGCCGTTCGAGCTCTTGCTCGCGCAACGGTTGGCCGGGTGCCAAGGTGCCGTCGATGATCATTTGGCGTACCTGCTCGTAGAGCATGTACGGGATGGTGGCGGGCACCTTGGTTTCCATACCTCGTTCCTGAAAGCCGGTCGTTGATGCACACTTTTGGGGCATCACACAATGATACAACCAGACAGGAAACGAAACTGAGGGTTGGTCAAATATCAAAAATCGCGGCGAGCGCCGCGATTTTTGATCCGATCACGCCGGTTTCTGTTAACCGTAGCGAGCCCTAGACGAGAACCCGCTCTATGCCGCCGGCGTTGGCCTGCTTGACGTAGTCCTGCATCCAGTCCGGGCCCAAGATATGGCGCGCCATCTCCACCACGATGTAATCCGCATCCATCGCCGTGTCGCCCTTGTAGCGCGACAAGCCTTGCAGGCATGACGGGCAGGACGTCAGCACCTTCACGTCGCCGTCGAAGCCGTCCGCGCGCACCGCTTCGTTGCCCTTGCGCAATTCCTCTTCCTTGCGGAAGCGCACCTGCGTGGAGATATCGGGCCGCGTGACGGCCAGCGTGCCGGATTCGCCGCAGCACCGGTCGCTCTTGATGGTGCCGTCGCCGACCAGCGCCTTCACGGTTTTCATCGGGTCCTGCAGCTTCATCGGGGTGTGGCAAGGGTCGTGATACATGTAGCGCACGCCCTGCACGCCGTCCAGCTTGATGCCTTTCTCGAGCAGGTATTCGTGGATGTCCACCAGGCGGC
Proteins encoded in this region:
- a CDS encoding LamB/YcsF family protein, translating into MGLSIDLNCDMGESYGAWKMGNDEGVLQYVSSANIACGFHGGDPGTMRRTVAAALARGVALGAHPSLPDLAGFGRRVMQISAAEAYDFMVYQIGALAGVAASQGARLHHVKVHGALYNMAAKDRPLSDAICRAMRDVDADLVLYGLAGTEHIRAAEALGVPVAQEVFGDRSYQDDGSLTPRSHPGAMITEVDKAVEQVLRMVQEGKVRSVHGKDVPVRADTLCIHGDQPNALVFASGIRAALEKAGIAVKTIASPRKPA
- a CDS encoding GntR family transcriptional regulator, producing METKVPATIPYMLYEQVRQMIIDGTLAPGQPLREQELERRFGTSRSPIREALRLLELSGLATHAQRRGFRVVLYSEREIRQLYLLRAELEAYAIQGLAGHKDLQPLLGRLRDAHERLVRCEPGRAVLSYLSTVRGAFLEVVDFVGNQPLREAVHRLNERCEPLRYNLFRRGFSDVGASACFVGRVADAITQRDFDLAAAIRRECAHWILPMVLRAYAEEVGARAIGAG